The Haloplanus salinarum genome includes a region encoding these proteins:
- the tnpA gene encoding IS200/IS605 family transposase has translation MVKSTRHAKYELYYHIVFVPKYRCSNLTGKTKERLETIFAKICEDKDLELAESEVMPDHVHLVIGSPPKNAPSLIVNWVKGISARKYNQRYADRVKWTGSYYVGTAGSASKGAVERYIAEQEGGDA, from the coding sequence ATGGTGAAGAGTACCCGTCACGCGAAATACGAACTCTACTACCACATAGTGTTCGTGCCAAAATACCGATGTTCGAACCTGACGGGGAAGACGAAGGAACGTCTCGAAACCATCTTCGCGAAAATCTGTGAAGACAAAGACCTCGAACTGGCCGAGTCGGAGGTCATGCCCGACCACGTACACTTGGTCATCGGGAGTCCACCCAAGAACGCCCCGTCCCTCATCGTCAACTGGGTCAAGGGCATCTCCGCGCGGAAGTACAACCAACGCTACGCCGACCGCGTGAAGTGGACTGGCTCGTACTACGTCGGAACAGCGGGAAGCGCCTCGAAGGGAGCTGTCGAACGCTACATCGCTGAACAGGAAGGTGGGGACGCATGA
- a CDS encoding DUF7437 domain-containing protein — protein sequence MATREANWDTPLDTGGEVFALLGNPRKAWIYTYIDHHPATTIQDVVGTLDLPQRTVYEYVGDLEAAGFVEQSNDGRPAEYTAHEIDLQLVAGDAERRITPELVEAIARRMRDDDVDTYIDRHGLDGLAVALDYAREYADGSVTHRIMAREQELSPLEAGVILDALRPVVED from the coding sequence ATGGCGACGAGAGAAGCAAACTGGGATACCCCACTCGATACTGGTGGCGAGGTGTTCGCGCTCCTCGGAAATCCCCGAAAAGCGTGGATCTACACCTATATCGACCATCATCCGGCGACGACGATCCAGGATGTCGTCGGGACGCTCGATCTCCCACAGCGAACGGTCTACGAATACGTCGGCGACCTCGAAGCCGCGGGCTTCGTCGAACAGTCGAATGACGGACGGCCGGCGGAATATACCGCTCACGAGATCGATCTCCAACTGGTCGCGGGCGATGCCGAACGACGAATCACGCCGGAGCTAGTCGAGGCGATCGCCCGTCGAATGCGGGATGACGACGTCGATACGTACATCGACCGCCACGGGCTCGACGGGCTCGCCGTCGCACTCGACTACGCTCGTGAATACGCCGACGGGTCCGTCACACACCGGATTATGGCTCGTGAACAGGAACTCTCTCCCTTGGAAGCAGGCGTCATTCTGGATGCACTCCGCCCCGTCGTCGAGGACTGA
- a CDS encoding winged helix-turn-helix transcriptional regulator, translating into MANLLGRKWHLVILYQLLTEGAMGFGELKGEIDHISSKVLSDSLDRLETEHELVERHIVSKKPVRVEYAVTDRGRDFAPIVDRIHEWGVEHVVRE; encoded by the coding sequence ATGGCAAACCTGCTTGGACGCAAGTGGCACTTGGTCATCCTCTACCAGCTGCTGACGGAGGGAGCAATGGGATTCGGCGAACTGAAAGGAGAGATCGATCACATATCGTCGAAGGTCCTGTCGGACAGCCTCGATCGACTCGAGACGGAACACGAACTCGTCGAACGCCACATCGTGAGCAAAAAGCCGGTGCGCGTCGAGTACGCGGTGACGGACCGCGGTCGTGACTTCGCCCCCATCGTCGACCGCATCCACGAGTGGGGCGTCGAACACGTCGTGAGAGAGTAG
- a CDS encoding protein adenylyltransferase SelO: MVFSFDTTYKDLDSNLYSRVTPKSIANPKILVLNDGLCADLGLDITKLNAKILAGQDRLEEPIAQAYAGHQYGSFTVLGDGRAMILGEHVHDGNRYDIQLKGSGRTPYSGRGDGNATVSSMLREYLYSYAMQNLNIKTSRILAVVETDEAVERRQTEPGATLVRVMNSHIRYGTFQYVAGQASDELRRFTDYVIDRHYPQLNEKDRTYLEFFDAVMQSSIEMVVDWLRVGFIHGVMNTDNMSIDGETFDYGPCAFMNYYNEETVFSSIDKHGRYAFGNQRPILRWNLERFAEALQPLCTQSALTYDEIEGKLDEFEDRFDAQYYTMMRRKLGINSDGEKELVDEFLEWLRKSNADYTNTFLELETPGTFDDPAFATAEFERLRNKLAAVGLDEELMQEANPRYIPRNYLVEEALDEYLETRYLSKFKRLLTVLENPYTSKDMGPQFQQPPPREFDAEYTTYCNT; encoded by the coding sequence ATGGTCTTTTCATTTGATACCACTTACAAGGATTTAGACTCGAACCTCTATTCGAGAGTAACGCCCAAAAGTATCGCTAATCCCAAAATTTTGGTTCTTAATGACGGGCTATGTGCTGATCTTGGATTGGATATAACGAAGCTCAATGCTAAGATTCTAGCAGGCCAGGACCGTTTGGAAGAACCAATCGCCCAAGCATATGCAGGCCACCAGTATGGAAGTTTTACCGTCTTGGGCGATGGGAGAGCGATGATACTCGGCGAACATGTGCACGATGGTAATAGATACGATATTCAACTGAAAGGGTCCGGTCGAACGCCGTACTCCGGAAGAGGCGATGGCAACGCAACTGTCAGCTCGATGCTCAGAGAGTATCTGTATTCATATGCGATGCAGAATCTAAACATCAAAACATCGAGAATTCTGGCAGTCGTCGAAACTGACGAAGCAGTCGAACGACGACAGACAGAACCTGGAGCCACCCTTGTCCGAGTGATGAACAGTCACATTCGATACGGGACCTTCCAGTACGTTGCAGGCCAGGCATCCGACGAACTACGGCGATTCACTGACTACGTTATTGACCGGCACTACCCGCAATTAAATGAAAAAGATCGTACGTACCTAGAGTTCTTCGATGCAGTCATGCAGTCGTCGATCGAGATGGTCGTTGACTGGTTACGTGTCGGATTCATTCATGGCGTCATGAATACGGACAATATGAGTATCGATGGAGAAACATTTGATTACGGACCCTGTGCCTTCATGAATTACTATAATGAGGAGACGGTGTTCAGCTCAATCGATAAGCACGGGCGATATGCATTCGGAAACCAGCGACCCATCTTGCGGTGGAATCTCGAACGGTTCGCAGAGGCACTCCAACCGCTGTGTACACAGTCAGCGCTCACGTATGATGAAATCGAAGGCAAACTAGACGAGTTCGAGGATCGATTTGACGCGCAATACTACACGATGATGCGGAGGAAACTGGGGATCAACTCAGATGGCGAGAAAGAACTCGTCGATGAATTCTTGGAGTGGCTTCGCAAATCGAACGCAGACTATACCAATACGTTCCTCGAATTAGAGACGCCCGGTACGTTTGATGACCCAGCGTTTGCAACTGCAGAATTCGAACGGCTTAGGAATAAGTTGGCTGCTGTCGGCCTGGATGAGGAGTTGATGCAGGAAGCCAATCCGCGGTATATCCCCCGCAACTACCTAGTTGAAGAGGCACTGGATGAGTATCTCGAAACCCGGTATCTATCCAAATTCAAGAGGTTACTGACCGTGTTGGAAAACCCCTATACATCGAAGGACATGGGTCCACAATTCCAGCAACCACCGCCACGAGAGTTCGATGCAGAGTATACAACGTACTGTAATACTTGA
- a CDS encoding winged helix-turn-helix transcriptional regulator gives MSNETKEGAAAKQLEVWCAGEDWCPVTTTASLICKKWHPVIVHRLLEHGPSGFNELKADVDGISSKVLSSSLDDLEEKQLVDREIISEKPVRVQYSLTDHGRSLEPVIFAMRDWGLEHLTEPDDESSVA, from the coding sequence ATGAGCAACGAGACAAAAGAAGGGGCTGCTGCCAAACAACTCGAGGTGTGGTGTGCCGGCGAGGACTGGTGTCCAGTCACGACGACGGCGTCTCTCATCTGCAAGAAATGGCACCCAGTGATCGTTCACCGACTGCTCGAACACGGCCCCAGCGGGTTCAACGAACTCAAAGCCGACGTCGACGGCATTTCGAGCAAAGTGCTTTCGAGTAGCCTCGACGACCTCGAAGAGAAGCAACTCGTCGACCGCGAGATCATCAGCGAAAAACCCGTACGGGTGCAGTACTCGCTCACGGATCACGGTCGCTCTCTCGAGCCGGTGATCTTCGCGATGCGCGACTGGGGCCTCGAACATCTCACGGAACCCGACGACGAGTCGTCGGTCGCATAG
- a CDS encoding cupredoxin domain-containing protein, whose protein sequence is MLINDIDRRTLLRLGGAAAIGALAGCNSQQGSDATSTATTTPTSTATSTATATEASGTNPLGADQLGGPDDLQSSATVEATMLSSDQGAGQHVNTPAVVWVEQGATVTWNIAEGSHSITAYHPDFDRSLRIPEGATSFDSGILSAGESFEHTFDTPGVYNYFCRPHEGLGMVGLVVVGQPQGGPGTTAVDDIELSAAAQSLTRLLDVAGIVTSEGGGANAYAWQDATWDSYWYSLYNMSTNIAMSGNGVQFPHNEEQQQAFDQRVPGMLQHADVDKPPIKNPNLNMAAFTEGDPHFTQQPVFDSGDGRPDAATLTWDMSKSSKVVSPSSVAWTHLKGVTWAKNFQKHFETLPPGIAAKFRAQMLTTLAQIGTNATLIAGGPDGNGALTKGDSLELVSEFRPSDGTVVDETSRPNHHSAMLWFLSDLTSLAGNGWFGYVNPEPLIPNGKIQQLTDGMAQTTMNLFDPSDVVEMGSTRDLGQMLGAVGWYGTHAGGDDLRAAAASYADDLAAEVDAHLEGNGYVADGAANGAATQGAVGQGLLWASQIDGVDHRDTAESVLGYLLDELWDEDAGTFATSPDASTYRITSRDAGDVTGGLNAADALLDLDVQAVYARYFNGTFNRGRLQRAERPNSRDEGAEFTLPLPPAAGGEYGQAAVYNDAVEYDTGADEWTVVDDTFTTAWALYTANQDIWIGNWAGDFFQGRGVPGRSDQPPEGA, encoded by the coding sequence ATGCTAATCAACGACATCGACCGACGCACGCTCCTCCGTCTCGGTGGGGCCGCAGCGATCGGCGCACTAGCGGGTTGTAACAGTCAGCAAGGCTCAGATGCCACCTCGACGGCGACGACGACTCCCACGTCGACCGCAACGTCGACGGCCACGGCGACGGAAGCGTCCGGGACCAACCCCCTTGGTGCGGATCAACTCGGGGGACCCGACGACCTCCAGTCGTCGGCGACGGTGGAGGCGACGATGCTTTCGTCCGACCAGGGCGCCGGCCAGCACGTGAACACGCCGGCCGTCGTCTGGGTCGAACAGGGCGCGACCGTGACGTGGAACATCGCCGAGGGATCGCACTCGATCACGGCGTATCACCCCGACTTCGACCGGTCACTCCGGATTCCAGAGGGGGCGACTTCCTTCGATTCCGGGATTCTTTCCGCAGGAGAATCTTTCGAACACACCTTCGACACACCGGGCGTCTACAACTACTTCTGTCGCCCGCACGAGGGACTCGGGATGGTCGGTCTCGTCGTCGTCGGTCAGCCACAGGGTGGGCCGGGAACGACGGCCGTCGACGACATCGAACTGAGCGCCGCCGCCCAGTCGCTCACCCGACTCCTCGACGTGGCGGGCATCGTCACCAGCGAGGGTGGGGGGGCGAACGCGTACGCGTGGCAGGACGCCACCTGGGACTCCTACTGGTACTCCCTGTACAACATGAGTACCAACATCGCCATGAGCGGCAACGGCGTCCAGTTCCCGCACAACGAGGAGCAACAGCAGGCGTTCGACCAGCGAGTGCCGGGGATGCTCCAGCATGCGGACGTCGACAAGCCGCCGATCAAGAATCCCAACCTGAACATGGCCGCGTTCACGGAGGGCGACCCCCACTTCACCCAACAGCCCGTCTTCGATTCCGGCGATGGGCGACCCGACGCCGCGACGCTGACGTGGGACATGTCGAAGTCCTCGAAGGTCGTGAGTCCTTCCTCCGTCGCGTGGACGCACCTCAAGGGTGTGACGTGGGCGAAGAACTTCCAGAAACACTTCGAGACGCTTCCACCGGGAATTGCGGCGAAGTTCCGCGCGCAGATGCTCACCACCCTCGCCCAGATCGGGACGAACGCGACACTCATCGCCGGCGGCCCGGACGGCAACGGAGCGCTCACGAAAGGCGACTCACTCGAACTCGTCTCCGAGTTCCGACCGAGTGACGGCACGGTCGTCGACGAGACGTCCCGGCCCAACCATCATTCGGCGATGCTCTGGTTCCTGTCGGATCTCACGAGCCTCGCGGGGAACGGGTGGTTCGGCTACGTGAACCCGGAACCGCTGATTCCGAACGGGAAGATCCAGCAACTGACCGACGGGATGGCGCAGACGACGATGAACCTCTTCGATCCCTCGGATGTCGTCGAGATGGGATCGACGCGGGATCTCGGCCAGATGCTCGGGGCCGTCGGCTGGTACGGAACCCACGCAGGAGGCGACGACCTGCGTGCTGCCGCCGCGAGCTACGCCGACGATCTGGCGGCTGAGGTCGACGCCCACCTCGAGGGCAACGGATACGTGGCCGACGGCGCGGCCAACGGAGCGGCGACGCAGGGCGCGGTCGGACAGGGGCTCCTCTGGGCTTCCCAGATCGACGGCGTCGATCACCGCGACACCGCGGAGAGCGTTCTCGGCTACCTGCTCGACGAACTCTGGGACGAGGACGCGGGCACCTTCGCCACCAGTCCCGACGCCTCCACCTACCGAATCACGTCGCGTGACGCGGGCGACGTGACCGGCGGTCTCAACGCCGCCGACGCACTCCTCGATCTCGACGTGCAGGCGGTGTACGCCCGCTACTTCAACGGGACGTTCAACCGCGGGCGACTGCAACGGGCCGAACGCCCGAACAGCCGCGACGAGGGTGCCGAGTTCACGCTCCCGCTCCCGCCGGCCGCCGGCGGCGAGTACGGACAGGCCGCCGTGTACAACGACGCCGTCGAGTACGACACTGGCGCCGACGAGTGGACGGTCGTCGACGACACGTTCACCACGGCGTGGGCGCTGTACACCGCGAATCAGGACATCTGGATCGGCAACTGGGCCGGCGACTTCTTCCAGGGCCGCGGCGTGCCCGGCCGGAGCGACCAGCCGCCCGAGGGGGCCTGA
- a CDS encoding redoxin domain-containing protein — protein MLPEGTAAPEFTLPGTAMDGDASEMSEYSLADALQRGPVIINFYLFDFHPECTEHMCSLHDLLWFDLDDRVTVFGISTDRSFSHRAFAETEELTFALLSDSDGSVAESYDVFYEEFNGHKRIAKRSAFVVDTDGTIRYAWSTDDPTVQPDFSAVKDALEGLQTVHSDD, from the coding sequence ATGCTCCCCGAAGGCACCGCTGCACCGGAGTTCACGTTGCCCGGAACTGCGATGGACGGAGACGCGAGCGAGATGTCGGAGTACTCGCTTGCCGACGCGCTCCAGCGAGGGCCGGTGATCATCAACTTCTACCTCTTCGATTTCCACCCCGAATGTACCGAACACATGTGCTCGCTCCACGATCTGCTGTGGTTCGACCTCGACGACCGAGTGACGGTGTTCGGTATCTCCACGGATCGCTCGTTCAGCCATCGAGCGTTCGCGGAGACCGAAGAACTGACCTTCGCCCTCCTCTCGGATAGCGACGGGAGCGTCGCCGAATCCTACGACGTGTTCTACGAGGAGTTCAACGGCCACAAACGGATAGCGAAGCGTTCGGCCTTCGTCGTCGACACCGACGGGACGATTCGGTACGCGTGGAGCACCGACGATCCCACCGTGCAACCGGACTTTTCAGCGGTCAAGGACGCACTCGAAGGGTTGCAGACCGTCCACTCCGACGACTGA
- a CDS encoding alpha/beta fold hydrolase, translating to MPSYAGWTAAQETATVTVDGHELDVAYYDEGSGDPVVFLHGIPTNSYLWRDVIGPIAAERRVIVPDMIGYGNSSMFDGFDRSIRAQEEMITGLLSALDVETPSLVGHDLGGGVFLRYAAHHRDAVDELVLSNSIAYDSWPIQLITDLGLPETARETGVEELQAMLDDLFRDTLSGSEHSDAFLDGMTTPWNSEEGVTSLVRNAISTNTNHTTEIDPATIEARTLLLWGADDQFQSIEWAERLQADIQAAELIGLDDANHWVMEDRPDAYRDELADFLR from the coding sequence ATGCCAAGCTACGCGGGGTGGACTGCAGCGCAGGAGACGGCGACCGTCACGGTCGACGGACACGAACTCGACGTCGCCTACTACGACGAGGGATCGGGCGATCCCGTCGTCTTTCTCCACGGGATTCCGACGAACTCCTACCTGTGGCGGGACGTGATCGGACCGATCGCGGCGGAACGCCGCGTCATCGTGCCGGACATGATCGGATACGGCAACTCGTCGATGTTCGATGGGTTCGATAGATCGATCCGCGCACAGGAGGAGATGATAACGGGACTGCTGTCGGCGCTGGATGTCGAAACCCCCTCGCTGGTCGGTCACGACCTCGGTGGCGGGGTGTTCCTTCGATACGCGGCCCACCATCGGGATGCTGTCGACGAGCTTGTCCTGTCGAACTCCATCGCGTACGACTCCTGGCCGATCCAGTTGATCACCGACTTGGGACTTCCCGAGACGGCACGAGAAACCGGTGTGGAGGAGTTGCAGGCGATGCTCGACGACCTCTTTCGAGATACGCTCTCCGGGTCAGAGCACAGCGACGCGTTCCTCGACGGGATGACCACGCCGTGGAACTCCGAAGAAGGTGTAACCTCTCTCGTTCGAAACGCGATCTCGACGAACACGAATCACACGACCGAGATCGATCCGGCGACGATCGAGGCCCGGACGCTCCTCCTGTGGGGGGCGGACGATCAGTTCCAGTCCATCGAGTGGGCCGAGCGCTTGCAAGCGGATATCCAGGCGGCCGAACTGATCGGGCTGGACGACGCAAACCACTGGGTGATGGAAGATCGGCCGGACGCCTACCGCGACGAACTGGCCGACTTCCTGCGCTAA
- a CDS encoding bacterio-opsin activator domain-containing protein, whose protein sequence is MTVQEPVETPITEIELEVRDRNCFFVRLSAETDCLIRLEELIHRADGDLLQYFSVRETPPEDVLDMAASESAIAEARLVRNGPDGNLFQFVVSGPCVTATLADTGAITRDVSAAGGVGRVVATVPAHVAVRTVVETFRTRHPDSEFLAKRERDQSPPVRTKSGVHTILADRLTEKQYEVLRTAYLSGYFAWPRESAAQECADALGIAQPTFSQHLRAAQSKVFTALFDAAVDDG, encoded by the coding sequence ATGACCGTTCAGGAACCCGTCGAGACTCCAATAACGGAGATCGAATTGGAGGTGCGGGACAGAAACTGTTTTTTCGTTCGTCTCTCGGCCGAAACCGACTGTCTCATCCGACTCGAGGAGTTGATCCATCGCGCGGATGGGGATCTGCTTCAATACTTCAGCGTCCGTGAAACGCCTCCGGAGGACGTCCTCGACATGGCTGCGAGCGAATCCGCAATCGCAGAGGCTCGTCTCGTCAGGAACGGTCCCGACGGCAATCTCTTCCAGTTCGTCGTCTCTGGGCCGTGTGTCACCGCGACGCTCGCCGATACCGGAGCGATCACTCGTGACGTTTCGGCCGCGGGCGGCGTCGGCCGTGTCGTCGCAACTGTTCCAGCTCACGTCGCCGTTCGAACCGTCGTCGAGACGTTTCGGACACGCCATCCGGACTCGGAGTTTCTCGCCAAGAGAGAACGTGACCAGTCTCCACCCGTTCGAACGAAATCGGGCGTCCACACCATCCTCGCAGACCGACTTACCGAGAAACAGTACGAAGTACTTCGAACGGCGTATCTGAGCGGCTACTTCGCGTGGCCGCGCGAAAGTGCGGCGCAAGAGTGTGCCGACGCGTTGGGAATCGCTCAGCCGACGTTCAGCCAGCACCTCCGGGCGGCTCAATCCAAGGTGTTTACGGCTCTCTTCGACGCCGCGGTCGACGACGGATGA